The Croceicoccus marinus genome contains a region encoding:
- the gpmA gene encoding 2,3-diphosphoglycerate-dependent phosphoglycerate mutase, translated as MTEATLILVRHGQSQWNLENRFTGWWDVDLTDKGEAEAKAAGELMLAKGVLPTIAFTSLQTRAIRTLHIALQHAGRLWIPETKNWLLNERHYGGLTGLNKAETAEKHGEEQVQIWRRSFDVPPPVIEKGSQYDPGNDARYAGIDVPLTESLKDTIARVLPFYQAEIVPQLQKGETVIVSAHGNSLRALVKHLSNISDDEITGLEIPTGQPIVYPFKDGQPSGERAYLSEG; from the coding sequence ATGACCGAAGCCACGCTCATCCTCGTTCGTCACGGCCAGTCGCAGTGGAACCTGGAAAACCGCTTCACCGGCTGGTGGGACGTCGACCTGACCGACAAGGGCGAGGCCGAGGCAAAGGCCGCGGGCGAGCTGATGCTGGCCAAGGGGGTGCTGCCGACTATCGCCTTCACCTCGCTGCAGACCCGCGCGATCCGCACGCTGCACATCGCGCTGCAGCACGCCGGGCGCCTCTGGATCCCCGAGACCAAGAACTGGCTGCTGAACGAGCGGCACTATGGCGGGCTCACCGGCCTGAACAAGGCCGAAACCGCCGAGAAGCACGGCGAGGAGCAGGTGCAGATCTGGCGCCGCAGCTTCGACGTTCCGCCGCCCGTCATCGAAAAGGGCAGCCAGTACGATCCCGGCAACGATGCCCGCTATGCCGGCATCGACGTTCCGCTGACCGAAAGCCTCAAGGACACGATCGCCCGCGTGCTGCCGTTCTACCAGGCGGAAATCGTGCCCCAGCTGCAAAAGGGCGAAACGGTGATCGTCTCGGCCCACGGCAATTCGCTGCGCGCCCTGGTCAAGCACCTGTCGAACATCTCGGACGACGAGATCACGGGGCTGGAAATCCCGACCGGCCAGCCGATCGTCTATCCCTTCAAGGACGGCCAGCCTTCGGGCGAGCGGGCCTATCTTTCGGAAGGCTGA
- a CDS encoding ATP-binding cassette domain-containing protein — protein sequence MADAAWLRAIDVPNTILRCGRLHDRRILMDIARIELSDLALEKGGTRILRGIDLAIAKGEFVAVIGASGAGKTSLLRCINALVPDYSGRVLIDGKDTAGLSHQQLRRGIGYVLQNIGLFPHRTVAENIGMPSRIAGKRRHDEARVAELLEMMELPADMARRYPAELSGGQAQRVAIARALYSRPALMLLDEPFGALDPATRASLGEAYRKRHDEAGLTSVMVTHDVAEALALADRVLVMHGGKAIAFAPPAQLAASDDAAVRALVDPPLRQARALLDLKGGA from the coding sequence ATGGCCGATGCAGCATGGCTCCGCGCGATCGACGTCCCGAACACCATCCTGCGGTGCGGGCGACTGCACGACCGGCGGATCCTGATGGACATCGCGCGCATCGAACTCAGCGATCTGGCGCTGGAAAAGGGCGGCACGCGGATTCTGCGCGGCATCGACCTTGCCATCGCGAAGGGGGAATTCGTCGCGGTGATCGGCGCATCGGGCGCGGGCAAGACCAGCCTGCTTCGCTGCATCAACGCGCTGGTGCCCGATTACTCGGGCCGCGTGCTGATCGACGGCAAGGACACCGCCGGCCTGTCGCACCAGCAATTAAGGCGCGGCATCGGCTATGTTCTGCAGAACATCGGCCTGTTCCCGCACCGCACCGTGGCCGAGAATATCGGCATGCCCAGCCGCATCGCGGGCAAGCGGCGGCACGACGAGGCCCGCGTCGCCGAATTGCTGGAAATGATGGAACTGCCCGCCGACATGGCGCGCCGCTATCCCGCCGAGCTGTCGGGCGGACAAGCGCAGCGCGTCGCCATCGCCCGCGCGCTCTACAGCCGCCCGGCGCTGATGCTGCTGGACGAACCGTTCGGCGCGCTCGACCCCGCCACCCGCGCCTCGCTGGGAGAGGCCTATCGAAAACGCCATGACGAGGCCGGGCTGACCAGCGTGATGGTCACTCATGACGTGGCCGAGGCGCTGGCGCTGGCCGACCGCGTGCTGGTGATGCACGGGGGCAAGGCAATCGCCTTCGCGCCGCCTGCGCAGCTGGCCGCCAGCGACGATGCGGCGGTGCGCGCGCTGGTCGATCCTCCGCTGCGGCAGGCCCGGGCGCTGCTCGACCTGAAAGGCGGCGCATGA
- a CDS encoding VOC family protein has product MATATLEHVNISVSDAQRTARFLERLTGWHRRWEGPAMNGGHTIHLGDENAYLAIYTNPKVTGGFAKGAPMNHIGIAVDDLHAAEALVVAEGFEPFNHGAYDPGPDSFYFLDADGIEFEVVRYGKPASRHPRPTHKQRSV; this is encoded by the coding sequence ATGGCCACGGCAACACTCGAACACGTCAATATCTCGGTCAGCGACGCGCAGCGCACCGCGCGCTTTCTGGAAAGGCTGACCGGCTGGCACCGGCGCTGGGAAGGTCCGGCGATGAACGGCGGGCACACGATCCACCTGGGCGACGAGAATGCCTATCTTGCGATCTATACCAACCCCAAGGTGACAGGCGGGTTCGCCAAGGGCGCGCCGATGAACCATATCGGCATTGCGGTCGATGATCTGCATGCCGCCGAGGCGCTGGTGGTGGCCGAGGGCTTCGAGCCGTTCAACCACGGCGCATATGATCCGGGGCCGGACAGCTTCTATTTCCTCGACGCCGACGGAATCGAGTTCGAGGTTGTGAGGTATGGAAAGCCGGCTTCCCGCCACCCCAGACCCACCCACAAACAGCGTAGTGTTTGA
- a CDS encoding alpha-ketoacid dehydrogenase subunit beta: MNMIQALNSALDVMLGRDDDVLIFGEDVGYFGGVFRVTEGLQTKYGLKRCFDAPLTEGGIIGSAIGMGAYGLRPVPEIQFADYILPAYDQLVSEAARLRYRSNGEFWAPITVRTPYGGGIFGGQTHSQSPEAIFAHVTGLKTVIPSNPYDAKGLLIASIESNDPVVFLEPKRLYNGPFYGRPDEELKTWANSGDPFAEVPLGHYEVPLGQAAILREGRGATVLAYGTMVHVAKAGIDDSGVDAELIDLRSIVPLDIDTIVRSVKKTGRCVILHEASRFGGFGGELSALVQERCFDHLRAPIARVCGYDMPYPHAFEWDYFPGPIRLAEALKSAVEYR; encoded by the coding sequence ATGAACATGATCCAGGCGCTCAACAGCGCGCTGGACGTGATGCTGGGCCGCGACGACGATGTGCTGATCTTCGGCGAGGATGTCGGCTATTTCGGCGGCGTCTTCCGCGTGACCGAGGGATTGCAGACCAAATACGGCCTGAAACGCTGCTTCGACGCACCGCTGACCGAGGGCGGCATCATCGGCAGCGCCATCGGCATGGGCGCCTACGGCCTGCGCCCGGTGCCCGAAATCCAGTTCGCCGACTATATCCTGCCCGCCTATGACCAGCTGGTGAGCGAGGCGGCGCGCCTTCGCTACCGCTCCAACGGCGAGTTCTGGGCCCCGATCACGGTCCGCACCCCCTATGGCGGCGGCATCTTCGGCGGCCAGACCCACAGCCAGAGCCCCGAGGCGATCTTCGCCCATGTCACGGGGCTGAAGACGGTGATCCCGTCGAACCCCTATGACGCCAAGGGCCTGCTGATCGCCAGCATCGAAAGCAACGACCCGGTCGTCTTCCTCGAACCCAAGCGCCTCTACAACGGCCCGTTCTATGGCCGCCCGGACGAGGAGCTGAAGACCTGGGCCAATTCGGGCGACCCCTTCGCCGAGGTTCCGCTGGGCCATTACGAGGTTCCGCTGGGCCAGGCCGCCATCCTGCGCGAAGGGCGCGGGGCGACCGTGCTGGCATACGGCACCATGGTCCATGTCGCGAAGGCCGGGATCGACGACAGCGGCGTGGATGCCGAGCTGATCGACCTGCGCTCCATCGTCCCGCTCGACATCGACACCATCGTGCGGTCGGTGAAGAAGACGGGCCGCTGCGTCATCCTGCACGAGGCGTCGCGCTTCGGCGGCTTCGGCGGGGAATTGTCGGCACTGGTGCAGGAGCGCTGCTTCGACCATCTGCGCGCGCCCATCGCCCGCGTCTGCGGCTATGACATGCCCTATCCGCATGCGTTCGAATGGGACTATTTCCCCGGCCCGATCCGCCTTGCCGAAGCACTCAAGTCTGCCGTGGAGTACCGCTGA
- the purE gene encoding 5-(carboxyamino)imidazole ribonucleotide mutase, translated as MSAPVAIVMGSQSDWPTMKHAAEALDALGVAHDCRIVSAHRTPARLVSFAEGAADEGFKVIIAGAGGAAHLPGMVAAMTHLPVLGVPVQSRALSGQDSLLSIVQMPGGVPVGTLAIGEAGAKNAGLLAAAVLATHDEALAERLKAYRAAQTQSVAERPVDSN; from the coding sequence ATGTCGGCACCAGTGGCGATCGTGATGGGCAGCCAGTCCGACTGGCCGACCATGAAGCACGCGGCCGAAGCGCTCGACGCGCTGGGCGTGGCGCATGACTGCCGCATCGTCTCGGCCCATCGCACCCCGGCCCGCCTCGTCAGCTTTGCCGAGGGCGCTGCGGACGAGGGGTTCAAGGTGATCATCGCGGGCGCGGGCGGCGCGGCGCATCTGCCCGGCATGGTCGCGGCGATGACCCATCTGCCGGTGCTGGGCGTGCCGGTGCAGTCCAGGGCGCTTTCGGGACAGGATTCGCTGCTGTCCATCGTGCAGATGCCCGGCGGGGTCCCGGTCGGCACTCTGGCCATCGGCGAGGCGGGCGCGAAAAATGCGGGGTTACTCGCCGCCGCGGTGCTTGCCACGCATGACGAAGCGCTGGCAGAGCGGCTGAAGGCCTATCGCGCGGCGCAAACCCAATCCGTGGCCGAGCGTCCGGTGGACAGTAATTGA
- a CDS encoding M1 family metallopeptidase, producing MRLALTAPELNRVLNCVLNRVSNPVSRGVVVPALASLALTGCAATQSASPLVSSPLASSRPLVSPILTSPEARDTSTYARPEEARVTHVALDLALNFEAKDVFGTATLDIMADDDADTVVLDSDGLRISAITDEQGNALPYTVGEHDEELGEPITVRMGAARRITVTYRAAPDAAALQWLDPEQTAGGEHPYLFSQGQAILNRTWIPTQDSPGIRQTWEARITAPKPLTVVMSGLSGSEPVEVDGDRRAFTFSMDKPVPPYLIALAAGDIAFRELGPRTGVWTEPVMLDRAAAELADTEAMVAAAEKLYGDYRWGRYDMIVLPPAFPYGGMENPVMTFLTPTFIAGDRSLTGLVAHELAHSWSGNLVTNSNWRDSWLNEGVTSYFEGRITEEIYGEQRARQEEALSFATVENVLAEAGANDPGTALHQPDDVESAGSEIVYDKGAAFLRTVEQIAGRERFDAWLRQWFDNHAFQPATSQMILADMQANLVAGDEELGRRLMLREWIFEPGLPANVKRPDPQAFAGVDGAAARYAATRQPDAAAWQGWNSAERLRFLSKLPDEMSAAQLAALDSAFGLSGSGNNEVLFAWLRTALSNRYEPAVPVAEAFLARVGRMKFVAPLFGVLMGEGEWGQPIARRIYAATYPSYHAVTRGAVDRAMKAGD from the coding sequence ATGCGCCTTGCGCTGACCGCCCCCGAATTGAACCGCGTATTGAACTGCGTATTGAACCGCGTGTCGAACCCCGTTTCGCGCGGAGTCGTCGTCCCTGCTCTCGCTTCGCTGGCGCTGACGGGCTGCGCGGCCACCCAGTCGGCATCCCCGCTCGTATCGTCCCCGCTCGCATCATCCCGGCCGCTGGTCTCGCCGATCCTGACCAGCCCCGAGGCGCGGGACACATCGACCTATGCGCGGCCCGAGGAAGCGCGGGTGACGCATGTGGCGCTGGACCTGGCGCTGAATTTCGAGGCGAAGGACGTGTTCGGCACCGCGACGCTGGACATCATGGCCGACGACGATGCCGACACGGTCGTGCTCGACAGCGACGGGCTGCGCATTTCGGCGATCACGGACGAGCAGGGCAATGCGCTGCCCTATACGGTCGGGGAGCATGACGAGGAGCTGGGCGAGCCGATCACCGTGCGGATGGGCGCTGCGCGGCGGATCACCGTCACCTATCGCGCCGCGCCCGATGCGGCGGCGCTGCAATGGCTGGACCCCGAACAGACCGCGGGGGGCGAGCATCCCTATCTGTTCAGCCAGGGTCAGGCGATCCTGAATCGCACGTGGATCCCGACGCAGGACAGCCCCGGCATCCGCCAGACGTGGGAAGCGCGCATCACCGCGCCCAAGCCGCTGACCGTGGTGATGTCGGGCCTGAGCGGCAGCGAGCCGGTGGAGGTCGATGGCGACCGCCGCGCCTTTACCTTCAGCATGGACAAGCCCGTGCCGCCCTATCTGATCGCGCTGGCGGCGGGCGACATCGCGTTTCGCGAACTGGGCCCGCGCACCGGCGTATGGACCGAGCCGGTGATGCTGGACCGCGCCGCCGCCGAACTGGCCGATACCGAGGCGATGGTCGCGGCGGCGGAGAAGCTCTACGGCGATTATCGCTGGGGCCGCTATGACATGATCGTGCTGCCGCCGGCGTTTCCCTATGGCGGAATGGAAAACCCGGTGATGACCTTTCTGACGCCGACCTTCATCGCGGGCGATCGCAGCCTGACGGGGCTGGTCGCGCACGAGCTGGCGCATAGCTGGTCGGGCAATCTGGTGACCAATTCCAACTGGCGCGATTCGTGGCTGAACGAGGGCGTCACCTCGTACTTCGAGGGGCGCATCACCGAGGAGATCTATGGCGAGCAGCGCGCCCGGCAGGAAGAGGCGCTGAGCTTCGCCACGGTCGAGAACGTGCTGGCCGAGGCCGGCGCCAACGATCCGGGCACCGCGCTGCACCAGCCGGACGATGTGGAGAGCGCGGGCAGCGAGATCGTCTATGACAAGGGCGCGGCGTTCCTGCGCACGGTCGAGCAGATTGCCGGGCGCGAGCGGTTCGATGCGTGGCTGCGGCAATGGTTCGACAATCATGCGTTCCAGCCCGCAACCTCGCAGATGATCCTTGCGGACATGCAGGCAAACCTGGTCGCGGGCGACGAGGAACTGGGTCGCAGGCTGATGCTGCGCGAGTGGATCTTTGAGCCCGGCCTGCCCGCCAACGTCAAGCGCCCCGATCCGCAGGCCTTCGCAGGCGTGGACGGCGCGGCGGCGCGCTATGCCGCCACGCGCCAGCCCGATGCGGCGGCGTGGCAGGGCTGGAACTCGGCCGAGCGGCTGCGTTTCCTGTCGAAGCTGCCCGACGAGATGAGCGCGGCGCAGCTGGCGGCCCTGGACAGCGCGTTCGGCCTGTCGGGCAGCGGCAATAACGAGGTGCTGTTCGCGTGGCTGCGCACGGCGCTGTCCAATCGCTATGAACCCGCGGTGCCGGTGGCGGAGGCGTTCCTGGCGCGGGTGGGGCGGATGAAATTCGTCGCCCCGCTGTTCGGCGTGCTGATGGGCGAGGGCGAGTGGGGCCAGCCCATCGCGCGGCGCATCTATGCCGCGACCTATCCCAGCTATCACGCGGTGACGCGCGGGGCGGTGGACCGGGCGATGAAGGCCGGGGACTAA
- a CDS encoding dihydrolipoamide acetyltransferase family protein, whose translation MGRYHFRLPDIGEGVAEAEIVEWHINVGDEIAEDDPLCDVMTDKATVDMTTPVGGKIVALHGKVGEMKAVGSVLVELEVEGEGNAAAEAPAPTPAPAPAPKAEPAPEPAPAPAPAPKPARAPKSAPAPSTSGPASFPPSGFPLAAPATRRRAAKLGIELERLRGTGRNGRITPEDIDRYLSGGDDRYATRSGVDVIEVVGLRRRIAQRMEDAWRRIPHITYVEEVDVTELENTRNALNASRGKDQPKLTILPFFVRALVKAVPEFPHCNAHYDDEAGVLRQHAPVHCGIATATEKGLAVPVLKNAESMDLWQCAEEIARLSAATRDGKASRDELSGSTITITSLGPIGGVTTTPIINAPETAIVGPNKITEKLTRVNGEIVTRKVMNISSSFDHRIVDGYEAALFVQSLKRLLETPALLFID comes from the coding sequence ATGGGACGCTATCATTTCCGCCTGCCCGACATAGGCGAAGGCGTGGCCGAGGCCGAGATCGTCGAATGGCACATCAATGTCGGCGACGAGATCGCCGAGGACGACCCGCTGTGCGACGTGATGACCGACAAGGCCACCGTCGACATGACCACCCCCGTCGGCGGCAAGATCGTCGCGCTGCACGGCAAGGTGGGCGAGATGAAGGCGGTCGGCTCGGTTCTGGTCGAGCTTGAGGTCGAGGGCGAAGGCAACGCCGCCGCCGAGGCGCCTGCGCCAACACCGGCGCCCGCGCCTGCGCCAAAGGCCGAACCCGCGCCCGAACCCGCCCCGGCTCCCGCGCCCGCTCCAAAACCGGCCCGCGCGCCGAAATCCGCGCCCGCGCCCAGCACAAGCGGGCCCGCCAGCTTCCCGCCTTCTGGATTTCCTTTGGCCGCGCCCGCCACGCGCCGCCGCGCGGCGAAACTGGGCATCGAGCTTGAGCGCCTGCGCGGCACGGGCCGCAACGGGCGCATCACGCCCGAGGATATCGACCGCTATCTCTCGGGCGGCGACGACCGCTATGCCACCCGCTCCGGCGTGGACGTGATCGAGGTGGTCGGCCTGCGCCGCAGGATCGCGCAGCGTATGGAAGACGCATGGCGCCGCATCCCGCACATCACCTATGTCGAGGAAGTGGACGTCACCGAGCTTGAGAATACCCGGAATGCGCTGAATGCCAGCCGCGGCAAGGACCAGCCCAAGCTCACCATCCTGCCCTTTTTCGTGCGCGCTCTGGTCAAGGCCGTGCCCGAATTCCCGCATTGCAACGCGCATTACGACGACGAGGCGGGCGTGCTGCGCCAGCATGCGCCGGTCCATTGCGGCATCGCCACCGCCACCGAAAAGGGCCTGGCGGTCCCCGTGCTCAAAAACGCGGAATCGATGGATCTGTGGCAATGCGCCGAGGAAATCGCCCGCCTCTCCGCCGCCACCCGCGACGGCAAGGCCAGCCGCGACGAACTCAGCGGTTCGACCATCACCATCACCTCGCTGGGCCCCATCGGCGGCGTCACCACCACGCCGATCATCAACGCGCCCGAAACCGCGATCGTCGGCCCGAACAAGATCACCGAGAAGCTGACCCGCGTGAACGGCGAGATCGTGACGCGGAAGGTGATGAACATCTCCTCCAGCTTCGACCACCGCATCGTCGACGGTTACGAAGCCGCGCTGTTCGTGCAGTCGCTGAAACGCCTGCTGGAAACCCCTGCGCTGCTGTTCATCGACTGA
- a CDS encoding sensor histidine kinase, translating to MRLLPRRLVPVAILVFLTLGVVQLVASVLFYHAIDTETVRQDHARRVAELLVVADRLESRGMLDVASIMTTEHLAVELGSRPIVTTDEVPARLVPVRDAILAWEPALANRALHLGLLQTESRTEHLIGSIELADGNWLNFRSAGFSAGWPVVLRATVMTVLLALAALLAGALFLKGLGRPLRLLADASERIGEGAQLEFEVKGPADVQRVSRAFNDMQSRIGRLIGDQARAFEAISHDLRTPLGRVTLASDMVKDEDIRAIIAGSSREMVALLDSLRGFLRAQHMECEPEQVDLQQLVRTAAAPWGDKVKIRAEDEGHLTTYREPLQIALAALIDNAVNFGGGALVAIEPAGRGWCIAVMDRGPGIPAHLHHLILDPFFRIDDARARNVSGFGLGIPTAHRLMQRFGGRLLFEENRGGGLRAVLYPPAPPGPTALFAG from the coding sequence TTGCGCCTGTTGCCCCGCCGGCTGGTGCCGGTCGCCATTCTGGTGTTCCTGACGCTGGGCGTCGTCCAGCTGGTCGCCAGCGTGCTGTTCTATCACGCGATCGATACCGAAACCGTGCGGCAGGATCACGCTCGCCGCGTGGCCGAACTGCTGGTGGTGGCCGACCGTCTCGAGAGTCGCGGCATGCTGGATGTCGCCAGCATCATGACGACCGAGCATCTGGCGGTAGAGCTCGGCTCGCGCCCGATCGTCACGACAGACGAAGTGCCCGCAAGGCTGGTACCCGTGCGCGATGCCATCCTTGCATGGGAACCGGCCCTCGCAAACCGCGCGCTCCATCTGGGACTCTTGCAGACCGAAAGCCGCACCGAGCATCTCATCGGCTCCATCGAACTGGCCGATGGCAACTGGCTCAATTTCCGCTCTGCGGGGTTTTCGGCGGGCTGGCCCGTGGTGCTGCGCGCCACGGTCATGACGGTGCTGCTGGCGCTGGCCGCGCTGCTGGCAGGCGCATTGTTCCTGAAGGGGCTGGGCCGGCCGCTGCGCTTGCTGGCCGATGCCAGCGAAAGGATCGGCGAAGGCGCGCAACTGGAATTCGAAGTGAAGGGTCCCGCCGATGTCCAGCGCGTCAGCCGCGCGTTCAACGACATGCAGTCGCGGATCGGCCGGCTGATCGGCGACCAGGCCCGCGCATTCGAAGCCATCAGCCACGATCTTCGCACTCCGCTGGGCAGGGTGACGCTGGCCTCCGACATGGTCAAGGATGAGGACATCAGGGCGATCATCGCCGGTTCTTCGCGCGAGATGGTGGCACTGCTCGATTCGCTGCGCGGCTTCCTGCGCGCCCAGCACATGGAATGCGAACCCGAACAGGTCGATCTGCAGCAGCTCGTGCGGACGGCCGCCGCGCCGTGGGGCGACAAGGTGAAGATCCGGGCAGAGGACGAGGGTCATCTCACAACCTATCGGGAACCGCTGCAGATCGCCCTGGCAGCGCTGATCGACAATGCCGTCAATTTCGGCGGCGGCGCGCTGGTGGCGATAGAGCCCGCTGGCCGGGGCTGGTGCATTGCGGTCATGGACCGGGGGCCGGGCATACCGGCGCATCTGCACCATCTGATCCTCGACCCCTTCTTCCGCATCGACGACGCGCGCGCCCGCAATGTCTCGGGCTTCGGGCTCGGCATTCCCACTGCCCATCGCCTGATGCAGCGATTTGGCGGCAGGCTGCTGTTCGAGGAGAATCGCGGCGGCGGGCTGCGAGCCGTCCTGTATCCCCCCGCGCCGCCCGGCCCCACCGCCCTGTTCGCCGGATAG
- a CDS encoding ABC transporter permease/substrate-binding protein, with product MNPLQSALSQLPGLLQAHVGLSLAALALALLIGVPLALLAAGRARLGSVILSATSIVQTVPGLALLALFYPALLLLGRATGLAIPALGFLPAVAALTLYAMLPILRNGVAGIEQVDPAALEVADSLGMTRRQRLRFVELPLAAPVMLAGIRTAAVWTFGTATLATTVGQPSLGNLIFAGLQTEDWTLVLVGCIAAAAVALLVDALLALAASGLARRAAWRLWSAAAGMAGIAALALVPLDAGSDRPVITVGAKNFSEQYILASLIEARLQRAGFATERRDNLGSTIAYRALASGDIDVYVDYSGTLWSNILQREDTPEREAMLDALRTQLAARDGVTLLAPLGFENAYAFAVRKEAGAPATLDDLAARSPALDLGTDLEFTDRPEWDAVKALYPMRFASITQYSPTFMYRAIADGTVDAITAFSSDGRIAALDLQVLQDPRGALPRYDAVVLLSPSASADPRVTRALRGLDEAISIQAMRQANLMVDRADDKASPAQAAAWLEGQIAPPAN from the coding sequence ATGAACCCGCTTCAAAGCGCGCTTTCGCAATTGCCCGGCCTGCTGCAGGCGCATGTCGGGCTCAGCCTTGCGGCGCTGGCGCTGGCGCTGCTGATCGGCGTGCCGCTGGCGCTGCTGGCGGCGGGGCGCGCGCGGCTGGGCAGCGTGATCCTGTCCGCCACATCCATCGTGCAGACCGTGCCCGGCCTTGCACTGCTGGCGCTGTTCTATCCGGCGCTGCTGCTGCTGGGCCGCGCGACGGGGCTGGCGATCCCGGCGCTGGGCTTCCTGCCCGCGGTGGCCGCGCTGACGCTCTATGCCATGCTGCCGATCCTGCGCAACGGCGTCGCGGGGATCGAGCAGGTCGATCCCGCCGCGCTGGAAGTCGCCGACAGCCTGGGCATGACGCGCCGCCAGCGCCTGCGCTTCGTCGAACTGCCGCTGGCCGCGCCGGTCATGCTGGCGGGCATCCGCACCGCCGCGGTGTGGACCTTCGGCACCGCCACGCTGGCGACCACGGTGGGCCAGCCCAGCCTGGGCAATCTGATCTTCGCGGGTCTCCAGACCGAGGACTGGACGCTGGTGCTGGTCGGCTGCATCGCCGCGGCGGCGGTCGCGCTGCTGGTCGACGCCCTGCTGGCGCTGGCGGCATCGGGCCTCGCGCGACGCGCCGCATGGCGGCTGTGGAGCGCGGCGGCGGGCATGGCGGGGATCGCGGCGCTCGCGCTGGTGCCGCTGGACGCCGGATCGGACCGGCCCGTCATCACCGTGGGCGCCAAGAATTTCTCCGAACAATATATCCTCGCCAGCCTGATCGAGGCGCGGCTGCAGCGCGCCGGTTTCGCCACCGAAAGACGCGACAATCTGGGCTCCACCATCGCCTATCGCGCGCTCGCCTCGGGCGATATCGATGTCTATGTCGATTATTCGGGCACGCTGTGGTCCAACATCCTCCAGCGCGAAGACACGCCCGAGCGCGAGGCGATGCTGGACGCCCTGCGCACGCAGCTTGCCGCACGCGACGGCGTGACCCTGCTCGCCCCGCTGGGGTTCGAGAATGCCTATGCCTTCGCCGTGCGGAAAGAGGCTGGCGCGCCCGCCACGCTGGACGACCTAGCCGCCCGCTCGCCCGCGCTGGACCTCGGCACCGATCTGGAATTTACCGACCGGCCCGAATGGGACGCGGTCAAGGCGCTTTATCCGATGCGCTTCGCCTCGATCACGCAGTACAGCCCGACCTTCATGTACCGCGCCATCGCGGACGGCACGGTCGATGCGATCACCGCCTTTTCGTCGGACGGACGCATCGCCGCGCTCGACCTCCAGGTGCTGCAGGACCCGCGCGGCGCGCTGCCCCGCTATGACGCGGTGGTGCTGCTGTCACCCAGCGCATCGGCAGACCCGCGCGTGACGCGGGCGCTACGGGGACTGGACGAGGCGATCTCGATCCAAGCGATGCGGCAGGCGAACCTGATGGTCGACCGCGCCGACGACAAGGCTTCCCCCGCGCAGGCGGCGGCCTGGCTGGAAGGGCAGATCGCCCCTCCAGCCAATTAG